A stretch of the Carassius carassius chromosome 6, fCarCar2.1, whole genome shotgun sequence genome encodes the following:
- the LOC132142394 gene encoding uncharacterized protein LOC132142394 isoform X1, with protein sequence MYLIVEFEGEGTTGPAAKSWYADGYSWWPPYKDLDRLLKSVRTMEAPQPEKGWTRHRARILHESASFQNVANNWKKASYTSDINSEPEIAGKRIPKKKTSTDHIYSSEDEAAEQAPIKKRKAANKASVPPAPKPPAIPKLKKKGPNVQPQVSQSRAVNALSNACVNQQQWDTEDQQQTWCESLPSFQAPLRMSQPDHDGDGWCAAHPNTQEHTFAVLRPSGDHQGRGQTPVGVSQAEHHGDGWSAHPPDTQEHTFSVLRPSGAHQGRTLTPVGVSQAEHHGDGWSAHPPDTQAVERAILETLEKMDMRINHLTSLVQSLVGNRRIVPQMQMAEEEEGGVFPLASTADLDRLEQRLADRGFMQRMVNRLSISGGPSMKKTVWRICSKVFSTDVARQLNWCGRGDKRGIRKTHIGALLIASAMRNPVLLSPTEADAEKFIKDFLRLAPGRI encoded by the exons atgtacctAATCGTGGAGTTTGAGGGAGAAGGGACGACTGGACCAGCTGCCAAGTCCTGGTATGCAGATGGCTACTCGTGGTGGCCACCATATAAAGATCTTGACAGGTTGCTGAAGAGTGTTAGGACAATGGAGGCACCACAGCCAGAAAAAGGGTGGACCCGACATAGAGCAAGAATCCTGCACGAGTCTG CATCTTTTCAGAATGTAGCCAACAATTGGAAGAAGGCCAGCTATACTTCTGACATAAACTCAGAACCTGAAATTGCTGGAAAAAGGATTCCCAA AAAGAAAACAAGTACAGATCATATATACTCGTCAGAGGACGAGGCAGCAGAACAAGCacccattaaaaaaagaaaagctgcaAACAAAGCAAGTGTTCCACCTGCACCAAAACCTCCAGCCAttccaaaacttaaaaaaaaag GTCCTAATGTGCAACCTCAGGTTTCACAGAGCAGAGCAGTAAACGCTCTCAGCAACG CATGTGTCAATCAGCAACAATGGGACACGGAAGACCAACAACAGACCTGGTGTGAGAGTCTCCCCAGCTTCCAAG CTCCACTGCGCATGTCTCAGCCAGACCATGACGGAGACGGCTGGTGTGCTGCTCACCCTAACACACAAG AGCACACGTTTGCTGTCCTGAGACCCTCAGGGGACCACCAAGGAAGAGGCCAGA CTCCAGTGGGCGTCTCTCAGGCAGAGCATCATGGAGACGGCTGGAGTGCTCACCCACCTGACACACAAG AGCACACCTTTTCTGTCCTGAGACCCTCAGGGGCCCACCAAGGAAGAACACTGA CTCCAGTGGGCGTCTCTCAGGCAGAGCATCATGGAGACGGCTGGAGTGCTCATCCACCTGACACACAAG CTGTAGAAAGGGCAATTCTGGAAACACTAGAGAAAATGGACATGAGGATCAACCATCTGACTTCACTGGTCCAGTCTCTAGTGGGGAACAGGCGTATTGTACCCCAAATGCAGATGGCTGAAGAGGAAGAGGGTGGTGTCTTTCCTCTAGCATCTACTGCAGACCTAGATAGGCTGGAACAAAGACTGGCAGACAGAGGGTTTATGCAGAGAATG GTGAACAGATTATCCATCAGTGGCGGGCCGAGCATGAAGAAAACAGTATGGAGGATTTGCTCCAAGGTGTTCTCCACTGACGTCGCCCGGCAGTTGAACTGGTGCGGGAGGGGAGACAAGAGAGGGATCCGAAAAACACACATCGGAGCACTCCTAATAG CTTCAGCTATGAGGAACCCCGTCCTTCTGTCTCCAACCGAAGCAGACGCggaaaaatttataaaagatttCCTACGCTTGGCCCCAGGGaggatttaa
- the LOC132142394 gene encoding uncharacterized protein LOC132142394 isoform X2 produces the protein MYLIVEFEGEGTTGPAAKSWYADGYSWWPPYKDLDRLLKSVRTMEAPQPEKGWTRHRARILHESASFQNVANNWKKASYTSDINSEPEIAGKRIPKKKTSTDHIYSSEDEAAEQAPIKKRKAANKASVPPAPKPPAIPKLKKKACVNQQQWDTEDQQQTWCESLPSFQAPLRMSQPDHDGDGWCAAHPNTQEHTFAVLRPSGDHQGRGQTPVGVSQAEHHGDGWSAHPPDTQEHTFSVLRPSGAHQGRTLTPVGVSQAEHHGDGWSAHPPDTQAVERAILETLEKMDMRINHLTSLVQSLVGNRRIVPQMQMAEEEEGGVFPLASTADLDRLEQRLADRGFMQRMVNRLSISGGPSMKKTVWRICSKVFSTDVARQLNWCGRGDKRGIRKTHIGALLIASAMRNPVLLSPTEADAEKFIKDFLRLAPGRI, from the exons atgtacctAATCGTGGAGTTTGAGGGAGAAGGGACGACTGGACCAGCTGCCAAGTCCTGGTATGCAGATGGCTACTCGTGGTGGCCACCATATAAAGATCTTGACAGGTTGCTGAAGAGTGTTAGGACAATGGAGGCACCACAGCCAGAAAAAGGGTGGACCCGACATAGAGCAAGAATCCTGCACGAGTCTG CATCTTTTCAGAATGTAGCCAACAATTGGAAGAAGGCCAGCTATACTTCTGACATAAACTCAGAACCTGAAATTGCTGGAAAAAGGATTCCCAA AAAGAAAACAAGTACAGATCATATATACTCGTCAGAGGACGAGGCAGCAGAACAAGCacccattaaaaaaagaaaagctgcaAACAAAGCAAGTGTTCCACCTGCACCAAAACCTCCAGCCAttccaaaacttaaaaaaaaag CATGTGTCAATCAGCAACAATGGGACACGGAAGACCAACAACAGACCTGGTGTGAGAGTCTCCCCAGCTTCCAAG CTCCACTGCGCATGTCTCAGCCAGACCATGACGGAGACGGCTGGTGTGCTGCTCACCCTAACACACAAG AGCACACGTTTGCTGTCCTGAGACCCTCAGGGGACCACCAAGGAAGAGGCCAGA CTCCAGTGGGCGTCTCTCAGGCAGAGCATCATGGAGACGGCTGGAGTGCTCACCCACCTGACACACAAG AGCACACCTTTTCTGTCCTGAGACCCTCAGGGGCCCACCAAGGAAGAACACTGA CTCCAGTGGGCGTCTCTCAGGCAGAGCATCATGGAGACGGCTGGAGTGCTCATCCACCTGACACACAAG CTGTAGAAAGGGCAATTCTGGAAACACTAGAGAAAATGGACATGAGGATCAACCATCTGACTTCACTGGTCCAGTCTCTAGTGGGGAACAGGCGTATTGTACCCCAAATGCAGATGGCTGAAGAGGAAGAGGGTGGTGTCTTTCCTCTAGCATCTACTGCAGACCTAGATAGGCTGGAACAAAGACTGGCAGACAGAGGGTTTATGCAGAGAATG GTGAACAGATTATCCATCAGTGGCGGGCCGAGCATGAAGAAAACAGTATGGAGGATTTGCTCCAAGGTGTTCTCCACTGACGTCGCCCGGCAGTTGAACTGGTGCGGGAGGGGAGACAAGAGAGGGATCCGAAAAACACACATCGGAGCACTCCTAATAG CTTCAGCTATGAGGAACCCCGTCCTTCTGTCTCCAACCGAAGCAGACGCggaaaaatttataaaagatttCCTACGCTTGGCCCCAGGGaggatttaa
- the LOC132142394 gene encoding uncharacterized protein LOC132142394 isoform X4 has product MYLIVEFEGEGTTGPAAKSWYADGYSWWPPYKDLDRLLKSVRTMEAPQPEKGWTRHRARILHESASFQNVANNWKKASYTSDINSEPEIAGKRIPKKKTSTDHIYSSEDEAAEQAPIKKRKAANKASVPPAPKPPAIPKLKKKAPLRMSQPDHDGDGWCAAHPNTQEHTFAVLRPSGDHQGRGQTPVGVSQAEHHGDGWSAHPPDTQEHTFSVLRPSGAHQGRTLTPVGVSQAEHHGDGWSAHPPDTQAVERAILETLEKMDMRINHLTSLVQSLVGNRRIVPQMQMAEEEEGGVFPLASTADLDRLEQRLADRGFMQRMVNRLSISGGPSMKKTVWRICSKVFSTDVARQLNWCGRGDKRGIRKTHIGALLIASAMRNPVLLSPTEADAEKFIKDFLRLAPGRI; this is encoded by the exons atgtacctAATCGTGGAGTTTGAGGGAGAAGGGACGACTGGACCAGCTGCCAAGTCCTGGTATGCAGATGGCTACTCGTGGTGGCCACCATATAAAGATCTTGACAGGTTGCTGAAGAGTGTTAGGACAATGGAGGCACCACAGCCAGAAAAAGGGTGGACCCGACATAGAGCAAGAATCCTGCACGAGTCTG CATCTTTTCAGAATGTAGCCAACAATTGGAAGAAGGCCAGCTATACTTCTGACATAAACTCAGAACCTGAAATTGCTGGAAAAAGGATTCCCAA AAAGAAAACAAGTACAGATCATATATACTCGTCAGAGGACGAGGCAGCAGAACAAGCacccattaaaaaaagaaaagctgcaAACAAAGCAAGTGTTCCACCTGCACCAAAACCTCCAGCCAttccaaaacttaaaaaaaaag CTCCACTGCGCATGTCTCAGCCAGACCATGACGGAGACGGCTGGTGTGCTGCTCACCCTAACACACAAG AGCACACGTTTGCTGTCCTGAGACCCTCAGGGGACCACCAAGGAAGAGGCCAGA CTCCAGTGGGCGTCTCTCAGGCAGAGCATCATGGAGACGGCTGGAGTGCTCACCCACCTGACACACAAG AGCACACCTTTTCTGTCCTGAGACCCTCAGGGGCCCACCAAGGAAGAACACTGA CTCCAGTGGGCGTCTCTCAGGCAGAGCATCATGGAGACGGCTGGAGTGCTCATCCACCTGACACACAAG CTGTAGAAAGGGCAATTCTGGAAACACTAGAGAAAATGGACATGAGGATCAACCATCTGACTTCACTGGTCCAGTCTCTAGTGGGGAACAGGCGTATTGTACCCCAAATGCAGATGGCTGAAGAGGAAGAGGGTGGTGTCTTTCCTCTAGCATCTACTGCAGACCTAGATAGGCTGGAACAAAGACTGGCAGACAGAGGGTTTATGCAGAGAATG GTGAACAGATTATCCATCAGTGGCGGGCCGAGCATGAAGAAAACAGTATGGAGGATTTGCTCCAAGGTGTTCTCCACTGACGTCGCCCGGCAGTTGAACTGGTGCGGGAGGGGAGACAAGAGAGGGATCCGAAAAACACACATCGGAGCACTCCTAATAG CTTCAGCTATGAGGAACCCCGTCCTTCTGTCTCCAACCGAAGCAGACGCggaaaaatttataaaagatttCCTACGCTTGGCCCCAGGGaggatttaa
- the LOC132142394 gene encoding uncharacterized protein LOC132142394 isoform X3, with the protein MYLIVEFEGEGTTGPAAKSWYADGYSWWPPYKDLDRLLKSVRTMEAPQPEKGWTRHRARILHESASFQNVANNWKKASYTSDINSEPEIAGKRIPKKKTSTDHIYSSEDEAAEQAPIKKRKAANKASVPPAPKPPAIPKLKKKGPNVQPQVSQSRAVNALSNACVNQQQWDTEDQQQTWCESLPSFQAPLRMSQPDHDGDGWCAAHPNTQEHTFAVLRPSGDHQGRGQTPVGVSQAEHHGDGWSAHPPDTQAVERAILETLEKMDMRINHLTSLVQSLVGNRRIVPQMQMAEEEEGGVFPLASTADLDRLEQRLADRGFMQRMVNRLSISGGPSMKKTVWRICSKVFSTDVARQLNWCGRGDKRGIRKTHIGALLIASAMRNPVLLSPTEADAEKFIKDFLRLAPGRI; encoded by the exons atgtacctAATCGTGGAGTTTGAGGGAGAAGGGACGACTGGACCAGCTGCCAAGTCCTGGTATGCAGATGGCTACTCGTGGTGGCCACCATATAAAGATCTTGACAGGTTGCTGAAGAGTGTTAGGACAATGGAGGCACCACAGCCAGAAAAAGGGTGGACCCGACATAGAGCAAGAATCCTGCACGAGTCTG CATCTTTTCAGAATGTAGCCAACAATTGGAAGAAGGCCAGCTATACTTCTGACATAAACTCAGAACCTGAAATTGCTGGAAAAAGGATTCCCAA AAAGAAAACAAGTACAGATCATATATACTCGTCAGAGGACGAGGCAGCAGAACAAGCacccattaaaaaaagaaaagctgcaAACAAAGCAAGTGTTCCACCTGCACCAAAACCTCCAGCCAttccaaaacttaaaaaaaaag GTCCTAATGTGCAACCTCAGGTTTCACAGAGCAGAGCAGTAAACGCTCTCAGCAACG CATGTGTCAATCAGCAACAATGGGACACGGAAGACCAACAACAGACCTGGTGTGAGAGTCTCCCCAGCTTCCAAG CTCCACTGCGCATGTCTCAGCCAGACCATGACGGAGACGGCTGGTGTGCTGCTCACCCTAACACACAAG AGCACACGTTTGCTGTCCTGAGACCCTCAGGGGACCACCAAGGAAGAGGCCAGA CTCCAGTGGGCGTCTCTCAGGCAGAGCATCATGGAGACGGCTGGAGTGCTCATCCACCTGACACACAAG CTGTAGAAAGGGCAATTCTGGAAACACTAGAGAAAATGGACATGAGGATCAACCATCTGACTTCACTGGTCCAGTCTCTAGTGGGGAACAGGCGTATTGTACCCCAAATGCAGATGGCTGAAGAGGAAGAGGGTGGTGTCTTTCCTCTAGCATCTACTGCAGACCTAGATAGGCTGGAACAAAGACTGGCAGACAGAGGGTTTATGCAGAGAATG GTGAACAGATTATCCATCAGTGGCGGGCCGAGCATGAAGAAAACAGTATGGAGGATTTGCTCCAAGGTGTTCTCCACTGACGTCGCCCGGCAGTTGAACTGGTGCGGGAGGGGAGACAAGAGAGGGATCCGAAAAACACACATCGGAGCACTCCTAATAG CTTCAGCTATGAGGAACCCCGTCCTTCTGTCTCCAACCGAAGCAGACGCggaaaaatttataaaagatttCCTACGCTTGGCCCCAGGGaggatttaa
- the LOC132142135 gene encoding uncharacterized protein LOC132142135 has product MASNEPSYWTLRRKAKDKVDQQLQTIQATTWGKEFGWMHSKTVQGQNDDDDTFMDCLSHVDETEDVRSVPDDTESDTESESDPNSLDDDLASWATEHKITHVALNSLLNILRLHSLNLPKDSRTLLGTVRLNPDIQDKAGGQYYHFGVLNSIAEVLHQNVDILRNIHTLELQVSINGLPLYKSSATQFWPILGTLQNIKQEEPVTIGLFCGTSKPTSLAEYLQEFISEVNELAKGFEFDGVMFNLILSSMVCDAPARAFLKNVKGHTGYHGCEKCTQDGLYLENRMTFPRTDMPLRTNESFRNKTDADHHHGPSPLEETSLNMVSGFPLDYMHLVCLGIMRRLLLLWLKMGPLTCRLSGFQINTLSERLLNARRSVPMEFARKPRALREIDRWKETEFRQFLLYTGPVMMKDLLNTEVYKNFLLLFVGILCNNSLIEEYCDYANDLLMMRKSMVSLTTSVLSSMRIT; this is encoded by the exons ATGGCTTCAAATGAACCATCCTATTGGACACTGAGACGAAAAGCAAAGGACAAGGTGGATCAGCAACTGCAGACAATACAGGCAACAACTTGGGGGAAAGAATTCGGTTGGATGCACAGTAAAACCGTTCAAGGTCAAAATGATGATGACGATACATTCATGGACTGTCTCTCTCATGTTGATGAGACTGAAGATGTCAGAAGTGTTCCTGATGACACTGAATCAgacacagaatcagaatcagatccAAATTCATTAGATGATGATTTGGCATCCTGGGCTACTGAACACAAAATTACACATGTGGCATTGAATTCATTGCTCAACATTCTACGGCTACACAGTTTAAATCTACCAAAAGACTCGAGGACATTGCTAGGAACTGTGCGTTTAAACCCTGACATACAAGACAAGGCTGGTGGCCAGTATTACCATTTCGGAGTGCTGAATTCAATTGCAGAGGTGCTACATCAGAATGTTGACATTCTGCGCAACATTCACACGCTGGAGCTTCAGGTCAGCATTAATGGTTTGCCTCTCTATAAGAGCTCAGCAACACAGTTCTGGCCCATCCTAGGGACACTGCAAAACATCAAACAAGAGGAACCAGTGACAATAGGTTTATTTTGTGGCACAAGTAAACCTACATCCCTAGCAGAGTACCTTCAAGAATTCATCTCTGAAGTAAATGAATTAGCTAAAGGATTTGAATTCGATGGAGTGATGTTCAATTTAATACTCTCTTCGATGGTCTGTGATGCACCTGCCCGTGCATTCCTGAAAAATGTTAAAGGTCACACAGGCTATCACGGATGTGAAAAATGCACACAGGATGGTTTGTACCTAGAAAATAGAATGACATTTCCAAGAACTGACATGCCTTTAAGAACTAATGAGAGCTTCAGAAATAAGACAGATGCTGATCATCATCATGGTCCATCACCTCTTGAAGAAACATCCCTAAACATGGTCTCTGGTTTCCCCCTTGACTACATGCACCTTGTGTGCCTCGGAATCATGAGACGGCTTCTTCTCTTGTGGCTTAAGATGGGTCCTCTGACTTGTAGGCTGTCAGgatttcaaataaacacattgTCAGAAAGACTGTTAAATGCTCGGAGAAGTGTGCCCATGGAGTTTGCAAGGAAACCAAGGGCACTGAGAGAAATTGATAGGTGGAAGGAAACCGAGTTTAGGCAGTTTTTACTGTATACCGGACCGGTCATGATGAAAGATCTCCTGAACACAGAGGTGTACAAAAATTTCTTGCTACTTTTTGTGGGAATCCTGTGCAACAACAGTTTGATTGAAGAATACTGTGATTATGCCAATGACTTACTG ATGATGCGAAAAAGCATGGTGTCCTTGACAACTTCAGTGCTTTCAAGTATGAGAATCACCTAA